In Dama dama isolate Ldn47 chromosome 26, ASM3311817v1, whole genome shotgun sequence, a single genomic region encodes these proteins:
- the FBXO30 gene encoding F-box only protein 30 gives MEEELQHPHCVNCVSRRCMTRPEPGISCDLIGCPLVCGAVFHACKADEHRLLCPFERVPCLNSDFGCPFTMARNKVAEHLEMCPASVVCCTMEWNRWPVSYADRKSYENLSRDVDEVAQLDMALALQDQRMLLESLKVATMMSKATDKVSEPREQISVKPSVSDIPHTNGLVSVDEESYGALYQATVETTRSLAAALDILNTATRDIGMLSTSLCASPNEMNEEQNARESLQNRNLKDQDHLYEDEMGAVGGIDHKDTSQNAQLEQNGSSDLLCDLDASSYGTSALCNGFPLEDICAQVIEQNQDLRTDSKQSNLTNGECVASDGPSEPSSSLLVAAQVREVIPPNALPNGTVQHILMPDDDEDLCWKKVDLGDLRNVDVLSFSHPPSFKFLSNSCWSKPKEDKAVDTADLEVAEDPMGLQGIDLITAALLFCLGDSPGGRGISDSRMADVYHVDFGTQTFSLPSAILATNTMVGEIASASACDHANPQLSNPSPFQTLGLDLVLECVARYQPKQRPMFTFVCGQLFRRKEFSSHFKNVHGDIHAGLNGWMEQRCPLAYYGCTYSQRRFCPSTQGAKIIHDHHLRSFGVQPSVSTVLVEPARNCVLGLHSDHLSSLPFEVLQHIAGFLDGFSLCQLSCVSKLMRDVCGSLLQSRGMVILQWGKKKYPEGNSSWQIKEKVWRFSTAFCSVNEWKFADILSMADHLKKCSYNIVEKREEAIPLPCMCVTRELTKEGRSLRSVLKPVL, from the exons ATGGAGGAGGAGCTGCAGCATCCGCACTGTGTTAACTGTGTCAGTAGACGATGTATGACAAGACCGGAGCCCGGGATTTCCTGTGACTTGATTGGTTGTCCGTTGGTTTGTGGAGCAGTTTTCCATGCATGTAAGGCTGATGAGCATCGACTTTTATGTCCATTTGAACGAGTGCCTTGCTTAAATAGTGACTTCGGATGTCCATTTACAATGGCTCGAAATAAAGTTGCTGAACATCTAGAAATGTGTCCTGCAAGTGTTGTGTGCTGTACTATGGAATGGAACCGATGGCCAGTTAGTTATGCAGACCGGAAATCATATGAAAATCTAAGCAGAGATGTTGATGAAGTGGCACAATTAGATATGGCCTTGGCCCTTCAAGACCAACGGATGCTCTTAGAATCTCTCAAAGTAGCCACCATGATGTCAAAAGCAACTGATAAAGTGTCAGAACCTAGAGAACAGATCTCAGTTAAACCGAGTGTCTCAGATATACCACATACTAATGGTTTGGTATCTGTTGATGAAGAATCTTATGGTGCACTTTATCAAGCTACTGTTGAAACAACCCGAAGTTTGGCTGCTGCTCTAGATATTCTGAATACTGCTACAAGAGACATTGGCATGTTAAGTACGAGCCTTTGTGCTTCcccaaatgaaatgaatgaagagcAAAATGCCAGAGAAAGCTTACAGAATAGAAACCTGAAAGACCAGGACCATCTTTATGAGGATGAGATGGGAGCAGTAGGTGGGATTGACCATAAGGACACGAGTCAGAATGCCCAGTTGGAACAAAATGGTTCAAGTGATTTATTATGTGACTTGGATGCCAGTTCTTATGGCACTTCTGCTCTTTGTAATGGCTTTCCTTTGGAAGATATATGTGCACAGGTCATTGAGCAGAACCAGGATTTACGTACTGACTCAAAACAAAGTAACTTAACAAATGGAGAATGTGTAGCATCAGATGGCCCTTCAGAACCTTCTAGTTCACTTTTAGTAGCAGCACAGGTTAGGGAAGTAATACCACCTAATGCTTTGCCTAATGGCACAGTTCAGCATATTCTCATGCCAGATGATGATGAAGACTTGTGTTGGAAAAAAGTAGATTTAGGGGACCTACGGAATGTGGATGTCTTATCTTTCAGTCACCCTCCTTCATTCAAATTTCTTTCAAATTCATGTTGGTCTAAACCAAAGGAAGATAAAGCAGTAGATACAGCAGATTTGGAAGTTGCAGAAGATCCAATGGGTCTCCAAGGAATAGATCTAATCACAGCAGCATTACTGTTTTGTCTAGGAGATTCTCCAGGAGGAAGGGGTATATCTGATAGTCGCATGGCTGATGTTTATCATGTTGACTTTGGGACTCAGACTTTTTCACTTCCATCTGCCATTTTAGCTACAAATACAATGGTTGGGGaaatagcttcagcttcagcttgtGATCATGCCAACCCACAGCTTTCAAATCCAAGCCCTTTTCAGACACTGGGGCTGGACTTAGTATTGGAATGTGTCGCTAGGTACCAGCCCAAGCAGCGTCCAATGTTTACATTTGTTTGTGGACAGttatttagaagaaaagaattttCATCACATTTTAAGAACGTGCATGGTGACATTCATGCTGGACTCAATGGCTGGATGGAACAGAGGTGTCCTCTAGCATATTATGGTTGTACCTATTCGCAGCGTAGATTTTGCCCGTCAACACAAGGAGCAAAGATTATACATGACCACCATTTGCGGTCATTTGGAGTTCAGCCATCTGTATCTACAGTGTTAGTAGAGCCTGCTAGAAACTGTGTGCTGGGTTTACATAGTGACCATCTAAGTAGTCTTCCTTTTGAAGTCCTGCAACATATTGCAGGGTTTCTCGACGGCTTCAGCTTATGCCAGCTCTCATGTGTATCCAAGTTAATGAGGGATGTGTGTGGCAGTCTTCTCCAGTCTCGCGGAATGGTCATACTTCAGTGGGGGAAAAAGAAGTATCCAGAAGGAAATTCGTCATGGCAGATAAAAGAAAAG GTATGGCGATTCAGTACTGCATTTTGTTCTGTCAATGAATGGAAGTTTGCTGACATCCTGAGCATGGCTGACCACTTGAAGAAGTGCAGTTACAATATTGTAGAGAAGCGGGAGGAAGCAATCCCATTGCCATGTATGTGCGTGACACGAGAACTCACTAAAGAAGGACGTTCACTTCGCTCAGTTTTAAAACCTgtactttaa